The Verrucomicrobiota bacterium genomic interval CGTACGAAAGGCACGAAGGCCATAAAGTGTTTTGATTTTCCGTGTGTAGGGCGACCGGCTCGGGTTGCCACGGGCCAGAGTTTCTCTGAGTACATCCGGCATTCGGCAAGCAGGGCCGCTCGCCCTACACGTGAAAAAGGGGTTCAGCACAGCATCGCTTCCCCCCCCCTTCGTTGTGCAATTTTCTCCTCGCGACTGGAGGGACAATCTTCCGATTGTCCGGGCCGGGCATTCACGGCGGTCAGAACCATTCCGGCCCCAAACACCTTCGGAGCAATTTGCGCGAAACGAAGGGGAAAGTGGACATTCCCCGTATCCCGAAGGGGTGTATCCTTATGAGAAATATATATATATCTTATTATTAGAAAGACACTTACAGCTCTACACCTAATACGTTCCCATCTCCTTTACAAAACTATTAGCCTGTCCCTTATTTTAGAGGCCGATGGCCCAGTGTCCGACCTGCGGCTGAAGTTTGGCCTTTTCGGATTTCGCCCAGTCTATGGTGTGCCATTGTCAAAAAGCCCTTGCTTTTGAGTCCCCCTTGTATTGCTGCCGGATTTTGTGAAGTGTCCAAAAAAAGATTTGTGATTCTGGTTTGTTTCGAGCATTTTACGTGGGGTATGAGCTTAGTCCCTTTTGAAATCACACTGATCTTGGTTTCCTTTATCGCCAGTGTGATCGGTTCCCTCATCGGTTTGGGCGGTGGGATCATTATTACCCCGGTCCTCGTCTTGTGTTTCGGGGTGGATATCCGTTATGCGATGGGGGCGGCCCTTTGTTCCGTCATCGCGACCTCCTCGGGGGCGGCGGCGGCTTACCTGAGGGATGGCATTTCAAATATGCGCATTGGACTTTTCCTGTGTATTGCCACGACGATCGGAGCGGTTTGCGGGGCGCTTGCTTCCGCGGAGTTAAATCAATCTGTCCTTTCTATTATTTTCGGGGTAGCCCTTTTACTGACGGCTTTCCTCTCGTTAAAAAAGAAAAAGGGTGGTGTTGTCCCCACTGAGGAGTCGAGCCCGGTCGCCATAAAGATCCGTTTGCCCGGTGAAATGCCCGACGGGAAGACGAATGTACCTTACGGGGTGGTCCGGGTATTACCCGGATTTATCGTCATGTGGGTCGCCGGGGTTTTATCAGGGCTTTTGGGTATTGGCTCCGGGGCCTTCAAGGTTTTGGCCATGGACCAGATCATGCGTATTCCCTTCAAGGTGACTACGGCGACGAGTAATTTCATGATCGGGGTCACAGCGGCGGCCAGTGTCGGTATATACCTGCAAAAAGGATATTTTGATCCGGTTCTGGCTACCCCGGTATCGTTGGGTTCATTGGCTGGGGCTTTCCTCGGTGCGAAATTACTGACGATCGCTCCTGTGAAAGTCCTCAGGCTGATTTTCCTCGTGGCGATTTTTGTTATCGCCATCCAAATGATTTTGAAGGGAGCTGGAGTGAATATTGTATGAATAAACTCAATATCATTCTCGCCCGTGTGATGATTTATGGAATAGTGGTTGCGGCCAGTGTCATGGTGGCTGGTTATATCTGGTACCTCTCGATCCATCACACACAGATACCTTCCGACCATATATTTACCGGGGAACCACATTTCCTCAAGAGTCCCGGGGACATGCTCCATCATATCACCAGTCCTGAAGGAATCGGGAGCCGCCGTAGCCTGATGATGGCGGGGGTCTTATTATTACTGATCAGTCCTCTGATCCGGGTCGGGCTCGCCTGGGCCGGTTATCTCATCATGCGCGACTGGCTCTATGCGGTATTCAGTTTTATTGTTTTACTGGTACTGACATTGAGCTTCTTTTTGTAGTCGAGTGCGCTGTCCACCGGCTGGAATTCCCATTGGTGGTCGTGCAGGAAAAGACGGAGATGAGGGGGTCTGAGGGCTACGACCATCCGGTTAGTTTTCCCCCCCCATAAACATGGTTCCCGGATCCAAGCGCGCGCAATGTGATGGGTGCATGGGCGGGGGGGGGATAGTGAGGTTGATCACCAGTTCGATGTCCTTGGTCGCTGAGTAAATTGTCCACGCTCATGGCCTTTGACCCCGTACTCAGCCGCTTTGACTTGGGCCGCCGCCTCGTATAATGTCTGCACAAGCAGTGACCTCAAGAATGTTAAAATGTCTGGGTAGCCGTAAAGTAAGCCTGGCTAATATTGCCGCAACCGATAATGCCGATTTTCATAGGGATATCTGTTTTATTCGATACACGGATGATGGTGAATATTTTTTTAAAGAAAGATTTATTGATGGTTTTGAATTTAGACAACAGGCAAAAAATTAGCGGCCTACCTGCCTGACAAGCTCGTAGAATTTGTCTTCGTAATTCTCGAATAAACCGTAGCGCCGCAATTTGTCGGCCAAGGCCCTGAGTTTATCAGGACTATCGCCGACTTGGGCGATGTCCTCATCGATCTCATCCGCGATACCTTGGGGAATCCCTCCGATCAAGGCGAGTTTGTGGCCCTTTTGCAGGTCAGAAAAATTCGAAGAGGAGGATTGCCTGATAAAATCTGTCGTGAATTTCAGGAGGCAGATCTCCCAAGCGTCATCGGTCCCCTGGATCACCGCACTCAGCGGGTCGTTACGGTTTTCCACTTCGGCTTTTACTTTATTGATTACTTCCGCGAGGGGTTCGTGCAGGATATATTCCTGATTAGTTTCTTTGCGGAAGCGGAACCCGTATTTTAGGAAAGCGAGGTCGTTAAAGTGTGATTTGAGCCAGTCCACATAACCGCGGGCCTCGTCGCCGAAACCTTCCAGCATCATGTTTTCGAAATAAGCGGTGGTGATGAGCTGGGGTTTTTCTGCATGGATGCGCCCCTCGCGAACCGAGATTTCATTCACGGAGTCCATCTTTTCGCTGATAAATGAATAGCGGATGACCGTTTGCCCGAATGTTTCTAGCTTTTTTTTCGGAGCTAGAATGATCTGGGTATTGGCTATGGCGTATTGGATATCCTCTTCTGAAGGCATGATGATCTTTTTCTAAGCCATTCCCGGGTGGGATTCAAGCACCACCGTCACAGGATTACGGACTATTATCTCAAAAGCTGTCCTGATTCCATGGTTTGTCTTGGTTTTTAGGCAGAATATTGATTCGTGAAATAAGGGGCCGAGGGTAAAAGGGCATGGCAAAAGCAGCGATTTTTCTAGTGTAAACACCGCGACGGCTTGACTTGGGGCGGGAAAAACCTTCAAATAGGCACATGTCAGAAATCGTTAAATTTGTTCATAACGGAATGAAAAAAATCACGCCTAATGTGGTTCAACTCCTCGACCGGAAGATTCCCTTGCTCAAAGCTGAGTTTACCCAGCTCGATGCACCGAAATTCCCACACCTCTACAATCAATTGGAGTTTCTGGCTGATGTAATCGAGGATTTTGCCGAGGATGCTGACCATGATTTGCCTTATACCGCCGTCGCGGGTGCGGCATTCGCCATCATTTATGCCCATCGCAGCATGGATATCGTTCCTGATTTTGTCGTGGAGTACGGCCATGCCGATGATTCGTCCGTAGTGCGCGCTGTCTTGATCGAGCACGAAAAAGATTTTGCAGCTTACGCTCAGCGTCACGAGATGAGCTGGGATGAGGTCACGACGGACGCCTGATCATATTACCCTGAGTGACGATCACCTCGCCGTAAATTCCCCCCCCCCTCTACTGCGCAATTTGCGTGGCGAAGCCTGCCGATTCCTTCAGTAAAATCTGACGTAAACGTGATTCTCCTCCGTTGCACCTCTCCCCCAATCAACGGCCTTCCGATTAAAGGGCATGGGCACTGGGAAAGTGCGTGTAAAGTATTTATATATATGACTAGACTGACTAGTTATTGTCAACTAACTCAAGGTGATGAATAATAATTGGCAATTACAAGAGGCGAAAAGCAAGTTTAGTCAGTTGGTAGATCAAGCCTTGTCGCAAGGGGAGCAATTTGTCACACGTCATGGCAAACCGGCCGTCGTCGTGATTTCTGTGGAGAAGTATCGTTCGCTGAATCGTTTCCAGGATTCCTTGGTGGATTTTTTAGCGGATTCCCCCCTCAAAGGGGTGGGGGTGGAGTTTGAGCGGAGTAAGGA includes:
- a CDS encoding sulfite exporter TauE/SafE family protein gives rise to the protein MSLVPFEITLILVSFIASVIGSLIGLGGGIIITPVLVLCFGVDIRYAMGAALCSVIATSSGAAAAYLRDGISNMRIGLFLCIATTIGAVCGALASAELNQSVLSIIFGVALLLTAFLSLKKKKGGVVPTEESSPVAIKIRLPGEMPDGKTNVPYGVVRVLPGFIVMWVAGVLSGLLGIGSGAFKVLAMDQIMRIPFKVTTATSNFMIGVTAAASVGIYLQKGYFDPVLATPVSLGSLAGAFLGAKLLTIAPVKVLRLIFLVAIFVIAIQMILKGAGVNIV
- a CDS encoding DUF1634 domain-containing protein — its product is MNKLNIILARVMIYGIVVAASVMVAGYIWYLSIHHTQIPSDHIFTGEPHFLKSPGDMLHHITSPEGIGSRRSLMMAGVLLLLISPLIRVGLAWAGYLIMRDWLYAVFSFIVLLVLTLSFFL
- a CDS encoding type II toxin-antitoxin system Phd/YefM family antitoxin translates to MNNNWQLQEAKSKFSQLVDQALSQGEQFVTRHGKPAVVVISVEKYRSLNRFQDSLVDFLADSPLKGVGVEFERSKDTGREVEL